The Allocoprobacillus halotolerans nucleotide sequence AGGATTGACTTCATCCCTTGCCTTTTTAGCATTTTGTACAGCTGCTTTCAATAAATCACAATAACAATAGCCACTATCCTGCATTTTTAAAGGATTACAGCCAAATGTATTGGCTGTAATAAAATCAGCCCCTGCTTGTAAATATTGTTTATGAATATCCACAATCATTTCAGGATGTTCAATATTATATACTTCAGGAATCTCTCCTGCCTTTAAACCTTTCTTTTGCAACATCGATCCCATTGCACCATCAAAAATCAATAACTCTTTTTTAATCTTTCACGTAACATCTTTGTCCCCCTCTCCTCAATTCACAACTTTCTTTACGTAGACATGATAAACATGTTTTTTTCACTTTTTGTCCAATACCCACAATACCAATCATCGACTTCATTGGAATTAACAAACCCGCATCATTAAAACTCACACCTAGTTTTTTATTCATTTCTAACAATGATGCAAAAGATTTATTCAACTCTAAAGGAATATCTCCATAGCCTGGTGCTAATCGAAAAGTATAGGACTCAAAACCTAATGTTTTTTGATAAGCATCACAACATTCTTCTAAATAAGCATTACTCACAGCATCAAACACCACAGCTTTACTCATATCAAGATGTTCATAATATTTCATTTGACGATCAATCAAAACCCCTAATGTACAGGCAATAATCATACACTGTTTACATTCTTGTAAATAAAAAGCTAAATCCTTGGAATCTAAAAGAAGCTTGACTTCTTCTAACATGAGTGGCTGATGGGATAAACAATAAAGCTGATACACCACTTTAAATTGAGCAATCTGTTTCACTTCTTGAATACATTCATCAATCAATTGTTCACTATGGGCATCCATCAAAGTTTTCGCACGAAGATAATGTCTAATGACTTGTTTATTCATGATTCAACTCTTTTAAAACTGTTGGAATACTTTCAAAAATTGCTTTGGCAATTTCCGGTTTATTCATTGTATAAATATGAATACCATCCACCCCATTGGTAATTAAATCAATAATTTGATGGGTTGCATAATTGATGCCAATTTCTTTCATGGCTTGAGGATAATGATAATAAGATTCAATCATTGTTGATAACTCATAAGGAATGGAACAGCCACATAGTTTGGCAGTTTTTAATAATGATTTAGAATGTGTCACCGGCATAATCCCTGCAATAATCGGTACTGTAATACCTCTTTTTCTTGCCTCTTTCACAAGACGATAATAATAATGATTATCAAAGAAAATCTGTGTAATTAAATACTCAGCACCAGCATCCACTTTAGCTTTTAATGCTTGAAGATCATCTTCTAAACAACTGGCTTCCTGATGAACTTCTGGATAACAAGCGCCTGACAAACAAAAATCATCAGGAAAATGAGATGAAATAAATTCATTTAATTCTTTTGCATAGTGAAAAGACAGTTCATGTTGTAAGCCATCTTGAGGATAATCACCACGTAAAGATAATATATTTTCAATATGATTTGCTTTTAATTGTTGACAGATGTCTATAATTTCTTCTTTTGTTGAGGAAATACAAGTTAAATGAGTTACAGCTTCAATATTGTATTGATTTTTAATCGTTGAAGCTATTTCTACTGTTTTTCCTTTGGTTGAACCTCCTGCCCCATAAGTCACACTAATAAAATCAGGATTTAATTTTGATAATTCTTCAATTGTATAATATATAGATGAAATATCTCCTTCTTTATTTTTAGGTGGAAAGACTTCAAAAGAAATGGTTGCTTTCTTTTTTAATATTTCAGATATTTTCATATGCTTAACCTCCATTTTTTTCTATTTTATAATACAAAAAAAGAATAGTCAAAAACTATTCTTACTATATGCCCATAAATTTCTAATTTGATAAGATAACTCATCATAAGTATAGTATCCACTTTTCTTTTCACTATTAGGATCTAATACTTTTATTTTTCCATCCTGATACTCAGACAAAACAATAAAATGTCCCGTAGACGTAAAAGTACCTTTAGAAACAGAACAAATAATAGGATGATTTAGCATAAGTTGAGATATAATCATATCTTCATCCAAAGCAATCTGACATGCTTCAATACCACAAGCCTTAGCCCCAGCAATCATCAACTGCCATGATGAACCCTCTTGATAATAATAACCATTTTGTTCACTATAACAAGCCATATAGTAAGGATTGTAACGTCCGTTTTGTGTTAAATAACTGACAACCATCGATAAACAAGTTGGCCCACAGCCATTGATAGCCATCATCTCATCCCCATATTGTTTATATCCCCAACGCTGATCCCACTGTAAGAAATGGGGCATCGTTTCACTTTGTAAATCACGATGGACATTGGTTGAAACATCTTTGGTATGAGCCACTGGATAATCAGCCACAAAAGGAATCGTTTCTTTATTTTGCATAGCCAGATTGATGAGTTCTTTAGGATAATCATTAGAATTTTCAACAATTTGATACCACTTACTAGAGGTATCATAATCATAAGGTAAACGGATATCTTCTTTTAATATAAAATGATCAGCTAATAAAATCAAAATCGGTATCACTAACACCGCAATAAAAACTATAATTCTCCTTCTCATAAAAAATCCTCCATAAAAATATTATAGAGGACAAAAAAATATATTTTTTTAATAATTTATTAAGATTTTCTAAAGTTCATGAAGAGGTAACATCACATCAAAGATAGTATGTTGGTTTTGACTGGATACTTTAATCAAGCCATGATGTTGTTCAACAATAGTTTTTGCAATCGATAAACCAAGTCCTGACCCACCCGTCTTAGAATTACGTGATTCATCTAAACGATAAAATTGTTTAAAGATTTTTTGAATCTTATCTTGTGGTATGGTATCCCCATCATTTTCAAAAACAATATGTACATAACTTTCATCTTGATAGGCATGAATATTAATCGTTGTATGTTCATAACTA carries:
- a CDS encoding ABC transporter substrate-binding protein, whose product is MNKQVIRHYLRAKTLMDAHSEQLIDECIQEVKQIAQFKVVYQLYCLSHQPLMLEEVKLLLDSKDLAFYLQECKQCMIIACTLGVLIDRQMKYYEHLDMSKAVVFDAVSNAYLEECCDAYQKTLGFESYTFRLAPGYGDIPLELNKSFASLLEMNKKLGVSFNDAGLLIPMKSMIGIVGIGQKVKKTCLSCLRKESCELRRGGQRCYVKD
- a CDS encoding C39 family peptidase, yielding MRRRIIVFIAVLVIPILILLADHFILKEDIRLPYDYDTSSKWYQIVENSNDYPKELINLAMQNKETIPFVADYPVAHTKDVSTNVHRDLQSETMPHFLQWDQRWGYKQYGDEMMAINGCGPTCLSMVVSYLTQNGRYNPYYMACYSEQNGYYYQEGSSWQLMIAGAKACGIEACQIALDEDMIISQLMLNHPIICSVSKGTFTSTGHFIVLSEYQDGKIKVLDPNSEKKSGYYTYDELSYQIRNLWAYSKNSF
- the metF gene encoding methylenetetrahydrofolate reductase [NAD(P)H] translates to MKISEILKKKATISFEVFPPKNKEGDISSIYYTIEELSKLNPDFISVTYGAGGSTKGKTVEIASTIKNQYNIEAVTHLTCISSTKEEIIDICQQLKANHIENILSLRGDYPQDGLQHELSFHYAKELNEFISSHFPDDFCLSGACYPEVHQEASCLEDDLQALKAKVDAGAEYLITQIFFDNHYYYRLVKEARKRGITVPIIAGIMPVTHSKSLLKTAKLCGCSIPYELSTMIESYYHYPQAMKEIGINYATHQIIDLITNGVDGIHIYTMNKPEIAKAIFESIPTVLKELNHE